Proteins encoded in a region of the Podospora pseudopauciseta strain CBS 411.78 chromosome 6, whole genome shotgun sequence genome:
- a CDS encoding hypothetical protein (EggNog:ENOG503PHTY) yields the protein MAPQNPDQSSEHIDTSFVPELCRSGCYRAYEETQKYRKTPELCRTDSVFTKDFAACRTCILHQGKEGDDWTNANKFYLQPAFREYVEYCDSIPIQSAPRTSSTSTRSVITTTTSIKSSATTQITTTVLVTEPPVATSSFTSTSTTEIAVTSKLAVETSTLVIRVSSVVRSPVSSPASAGPTTPPTPTPLPGPPSLSLTTTVTIIVIPIFSAILLVAGLIYLYFHLRKRRKQKKATLSVFKEGDTLSKTSTWEKGEMSARISTLPRQEMEDWRGVKDLGPHELPVGAFAQEIMDVKDGDGFDEGSSEEGKTVADSPTLSGSEMVGSETTADSPILESSEVAGTSSSP from the exons ATGGCTCCCCAGAACCCGGATCAAAGTTCCGAGCACATCGATACCAGTTTTGTCCCTGAGCTTTGTCGATCAGGGTGTT ACAGAGCATACGAAGAGACTCAGAAGTATCGAAAGACGCCTGAACTATGCAGAACGGACTCTGTATTCACCAAAGACTTTGCTGCTTGCAGGACATGCATTTTGCACCAGGGCAAGGAAGGTGATGACTGGACTAATGCCAACAAGTTTTATCTGCAGCCAGCATTTAGGGAATACGTTGAGTACTGCGACAGTATTCCCATTCAGAGTGCGCCAAGGAcgtcctcaacctcgacaagATCCGTCataacaaccaccacaagcATTAAAAGCTCGGCGACTACccagatcaccaccacagtctTGGTAACAGAACCACCTGTAGCGACGAGTTCATTCACTTCGACATCAACTACGGAGATCGCCGTGACCTCCAAGCTTGCAGTAGAAACAAGCACACTTGTTATACGAGTCAGCTCCGTGGTGAGAA GCCCAGTCTCCTCGCCCGCCTCAGCTGGACCGACCACACCCCCCACACCAACTCCACTACCTGGTccaccctctctctctctaacAACAACAGTtaccatcatcgtcatcccaATTTTCTCGGCCATTCTTCTGGTGGCAGGGCTTATATATCTCTATTTTCACTTGCGCAAGCGGCggaagcaaaagaaggcAACCCTATCCGTCTTCAAAGAGGGAGACACGCTATCCAAGACTTCGACTTgggagaagggagagatGAGTGCCCGGATATCGACGTTGCCACGGCAAGAGATGGAAGACTGGAGAGGTGTGAAAGATTTGGGGCCGCATGAATTGCCAGTGGGGGCATTTGCACAGGAGATTATGGATGTAAAAGATGGCGATGGGTTTGATGAGGGATCCTCAGAAGAGGGCAAAACGGTGGCTGATTCGCCCACTCTTTCAGGGAGTGAGATGGTGGGCAGTGAGACCACAGCTGATTCTCCTATTCTCGAGTCGAGTGAAGTTGCGGGCACGAGTTCTTCACCG